AATTTTGTGGGAGTTTTGGTTGATTGTGTTTTAGGGGTCTTATTTGTCAGCGACTGGAATATGGTGGAATCTATTTTAGTTAGATACCTACTGATTACGCTCTTTATACGGCAGAATAGTATTTTCCGATGTGTTTTCTTCACTAGATTTATGACTTGTTTTCTAAATCTTGACCGTTGTATTGAAGCACTCATAATTGTGTTGGGTGCAGCTTAACTGTAGCAATCTGTAATCATATTTTGGTTACTGATATGCTCTTCAATGCCTTTTTCAGGTTCAATTAGAGCCGACGGCAAAATGGGGTGTACTTCGGAGGGATGTCTATGGACCTTCCAAGTACACTGGACTTATGCAAGCAACTAAAGATATTCTACGAGAGGAAGGTTTGCCGGTATCTGCTTTTCTTCAAACACTCAGCTCATGCTTTATTTAGAGAAACTTGTCCATGGACTAGTGATCATTAACTTGTTTTCTCATGCTAAATCTCAGCCTTAATATTTATCTGTGAGGTTTGTTCTATGAATCTTACCAGGCTGAACATGGGCCTAGAATTGAGCGTTACAGTCATGTTAGTTCTTAGTTGTAAATTATGCTTGGGGAGGGGAGTCCAATGCTATAGTCGGTATGGAACAATGCTAACTGCTATGATCAGTATTTAGTGGACTGATCCAATTCTTGGTGGGGTCTTAATTTAACGAGTAAATTACAAAAAACGACCACATTCGGGGAAGTGGTAACAAAGAACTACCGTTTTGGGGGCTGGGTCATGAAATAATACTGTTCCTGGGCTGAGAGCGTTTTGACAGCGAATCTGATTACCTGGGCCTGTATGTCCGGGCTGATGTGGCGTTTCTGGTGCCACGTGAGTTTTTTACTAGTCTACCTGTATGTCCCAACCAAGGTTTACGAGTCGACGAGTCGTTCCTAGGTTGAGACTCATAGACTAATCCTGACTAGTCTAGACTAGTGCTGGACTAGTCGACATGGTACTGTAGTACTCAACTATTGTTAATAACTAGtagtagtatgtagtatatataAACAGTACAGTATGCAATAAAACCAGAAGTGTTAGGCAACGCTCGCCAGGCCCAGCCCAGCACCACACAACACCCCCCAGCTGGCCCATTTGGGCCCAAGTGGCCGGCCTACTTAGCTCCCGTCACTGGAACCCTAGCTCCCGATCGATCCCATTGCCGCTGCCAGCACCATCACACACGGGAGCACGCGTGCGTGACCCGCGCCTCCAGCCGCCTTCCGCCGGCCCCGGCCCCTGCTGCCGACCACCTCCatgcctcctcctctcctctcctctatctctcttcctTCTCTCTCGTCTCAGGGCCGCGCGCGCTTACATGTCACAGCCATGGCTGCCGCCCGAGCACGAGCTCCGGCCAGGCTGGGTGACTTATCCCCTCAAAATTTTGAGTCGCTCAACTCAAATAGCTCGACTAGTATGACTAGTCTGTCGACTGCTCGACTAGACCAAGTAGTCTACACGAGATTTGTAGTCGACACTCAAGTTGCGACTCGTAGACTAGTCTGTCGACTAGTCCCTCGACTCGTAATCAGTGGTCCCAACTGCCATGTACTCTcccgtctctctctctagacgaCGTGCAGCCGCGGCTCAGCGAGGCGCAGAAGTCTCCCCCCCCCCTCCCTTCCTCCCTCCCTCTTGACGACGTGCAGCCGTGGCTCAGTGACGCTCAGAAGACCTCATCATTGCTGATCTGCTTCACGTCTCCTGAGGTGGGGCGCCCGAAATGTTGTCTGGCTGCTTGTGACGAATCTTCAATCCATCAGTTCTCCACGAATATATCAAATGGCTGACATGTAGTGTTAATATTGCTTTTACTCATGAGGTGATGTCATTGGTTGCTGGCTTTTTTGGGAAGTGTTTATTCCCTAGATTTCTATTCTGATATCTAATTTGCTTCTTTGTCGCCCCCGGCACTTCGTTTGGTTTATTTACCTTGGGTTTATGCATGCTCTATGTTTGATTTAAATAGTCCATCTAAAACAATTCTGTGAAATATGCTCTTACTGTGCAAGATGCTGATCTTTCAGGGATTCTGGAGAGGAAATGTTCCAGCCTTGTTTATGTATATGCCATATACAGCTATACAATTCACAGTTCTACACAAGCTAAAAACATTTGCATCTGGTTCATCGAGAACAGGTATGCCGTTTCAGCTTGGTTTTCGGTCTATATTTTAAAATCAATTACAAATGTCATCCTAGAACCTTGTAAGTGCTTGCAGTAGATAATAGTTTACCCAAAATTTTAATTTGTACAACTGATACATTATGAAATTTGATACTCCCAGAATTATATTGCTATTTGGGAATCTCATCTCAGTGAAATGATAAATGTTCAAATCCATGTTTCAGAACTGAAGCTTTAATATGATTTCTCACATCTCTTTAGTACTTATCTGGTCTATTGTTTCTTCCAGAGGATCATCTGCACTTAAGTCCTTACTTGTCTTACGTAAGTGGGGCTATCGCAGGAAGTGCAGCAACTGTAGGATCATATCCATTTGACCTTCTCAGAACTATTCTTGCGTCACAGGGTGAACCGAAGGTAAATCTGATCTTATTTGTGATTTCTGGAACTGTTTGTTTCCTTGGAGTGTGAACATTTAAACTTAGTTGCAAACTTATGGTGCCACTAGTTTGATTTTGCAAGATTATAGTTAGATCATTGGTCATCTATCTTTACCTTGAGTACTTGCAGTGATTTGTAGTACTTCTGTACTTTACCTCCATGCCGATAGTTAGTACTCACTTTACTCATAATATGGGTATATCATTGTTAGATTGCTTGAAGTTGAATCCTTTTGTTTTACAGTAGAGTTTCATTCAGTTTCATTTTCAACACAATGGACTTCCCCTTGCACCTTTTGGTTTTGTCATGAAGCCCAGGcttcattttttttcatttttttcttcttttctgaTCTTTTTTTAGTTTTGTGTTCCATCAAGTGTCAACTATCTGCACAAAAAAATTGTTGTTCAGTTATATCactctgtcccaaaataagtgtctcaagcttagtacaactttgtactaaagttagtacaaagtttagacacttattttgggacggagggagtacatggcAAATCATTTTGTGCTAGCAACAGTTCAAGCCTTCAAGGTAGCCTTGAACAGAGAATTTATCTTCTGTACAGAACTTGATAGAACATTGATAAATTATTAAATGAGAACACCTAGGAGCAAAGATATTATTATTCTTTCCTTAAGAAGAAATAGCACCCAATTCTGAAGTAGAGAGGACTGTAACCTGAGTTGGGGGTGTATACCCACACCTCCCACCAACTGAGCTAGGCTCAGTGTACAATGTTGATTTGTGTATGTGATTCTAAAATAAAAACCGATATTTTTAATTCATAATATGAGCTTTTTTCATTCATAAATTTATTCACAGTATGGAATACAATAAATCTTATAACTGCAATAACAAAATACAATTACACTCGTCTTTTTTGGACCATGCGTGATCATGCTCTTAAATGTTTTTTTGCAGCTGTGTGTGTGTTCTATAATTTTGTACTTTTTGAGATGCACATGTGAATACAAATATCAAGTGTACACATTATATTACTATGCACTTATTCCCTGTGATTGATTTTTTGCACAATCATTGTAAGCCAACTGCTTGATGGATACTCTTGAGTTGACAATTCTATCGTGATGCTTTCTTGTTGATTCACACAAAGTTGTATTTTTCTCTGTAGGTTTACCCCAATATGCGGTCTGCACTTGTTGATATAGTTCAAACTCGTGGTGTTCGAGGGCTGTATGCTGGTTTAACTCCAACTCTTGTTGAAATTATACCATATGCTGGCTTGCAGTTTGGTTCATACGACACTTTCAAACGTTCAATGATGGTAACAAAGCTAAACTCACCGTTTTACATGTACCCTACAATGATTTTGAGATGATCTATAGATGATCTCAGCTGCGAGTTTTATCATATGATTGTATTAGATGTTCTACTCTTTCCTTAGTTTGTTATCCTTCTAGAATATGGGATACTGAGGTACCAAGAAATGCATTTTTTATGAAACATAAAGTATATGGCATGCTCATATAGGTAACAAGAAACTACTGGTGTTGTAACAATTTATTCAAGACAGGCTTGTTTTCACCAAAgaactagctatggacaggggtgcgtggaagcttgctatccatgtgcccgaaccatgagttggtcgcgagatcttatgggtttcacttctagcctaccccaacttgtttgggactaaaggctttgttgttgttgttgtaggcTTGTTTCTTCATAAGAAATTACACTTGATTTTTTTCTTAACTTTGATTAGTATGTGTCTCTGAATTGTTACGCTAAGCTTCCCTGACCGCAATTTTTTCCCATAGTCATGGAATAGATACAGATATGGAATTGAGGAGGATGACTCGGCATCAAGCTTCCAGCTATTTCTTTGTGGATTCGCAGCTGGAACATTTTCAAAAGCTGCATGTCACCCACTTGATGTTGTTAAGAAAAGATTCCAGGTAATTGGTCATTGAAATTTGTTGTTTTCTCATCCATACGTTtcatgaaataaaccccatctgaTGAAATCAAGCTGTATTATGATAGTTATAAGAACTGATCACTAATAACATGAATATTGGGCTTCATGCATGCTGATCACTTCACCTGATTTGTACTCTGCAGTGAAAACCTAGCATACAATGAAGTTGGGCTTGTGCATGATTTACCTATGACGCTTTGATCTTGTTTTTACCTAATCATGTCATTTCTCTGTCAGAATATCTTCTCTCTTAGTGCCCCTATTTTCACTAGGGTATGTTTTGTGCCAATATGCGCATGCCCTATTTTGTGGTGGACACTCTGTTCCAGTTCAGTACTAGCCTATTTGGATGTGCATATGAATCACTTGGGTATGGTTGTGAGACAATGCCGAGTCCTTGGTATATTTTGGAGCTAACATTTCTTCCAACAATTTGTAGATTGAAGGATTAAAACGTCATCCAAGGTATGGGGCGCGGATTGAGAGCAGCACATACAAGGGCATGTACCATGCCCTAACAGAGATAGTTGTTAAGGAGGGGTTTGGAGGCCTCTATAAAGGGCTTTTCCCATCGGTGGTGAAATCGGCTCCTGCTGGTGCAGTGACATTTGTGGCCTACGAATACATCTCGGACTGGTTAGAGTCATTACTCATGTGAAAGATCGCCATGCAGTATTCTTTCTCTCCTCGATTTGTTTTGAATTGTCCATAGTCCTTCTCGGCATCTGTATTAGTAAATGGATTTGTGTCTGGAAGAGGCTGCATTTCCCTTGGATCTTGCAGCCAATTCAAGATTTTGGGAGCCTACAAAACCAGCCGGATCATTTATACTTGTAAGCTTCTTTCATGCAATTTTGAAAATAACCCAAGTTACTCAAAATAGAAGTCAAATCCATGATTAAGCATTTGCCTTGCTAAGTATCTACTCAGCCAGGCATGCTGTTACAAATATGCTGTTACAGTTTTCTTGCATGTGCATCATGTTACACATGCAAGTTACTAAATCTGAAATTGTTTTACAGGATAGGGGCCAAGGCCGGAGTTGAGTGAGTCCTTCAATTGGATAAAGGAGCTAACAGCACCCGCATTCTCGTCATCAGCGGGAACTTTCAGTTGTTTGGAGACCGCAAGGTCGATGGAGAAGGAAAGTGCATACGATCATTCGTTGAGAGTTGATACCTGTAAAGCCTTACACATAGAGCGAGCTATTTTGCCGTTTTCTCTCCCTTAATTTTTTTGCCCCCCATCGCCTAATGTCGTGGTAGTGCATTCCTTGAGCTGTAACAGTGAGGCTGAGTAAAACTGATATAGAGCCTGTgacttgtgatgaatgtcaagaGCAGCAGGCATTTTTGTTGAGATGCGATCATCGTACGCTTGACTGCTTTTCACTTAACTGTTATCTTCGTTGATCTGCGGTTGCATTTGTATCTGTTTAAGCCATTTGCTTGCTTTGTTGTGTTGGTTATGTTTTAGCATATGGCTCGGTACCGTGGAAGACTGGAAGTGAGTCGCTATGAATACGCAAGCCTGCGCGCTGCCAAGAGGTTCACTCCTGCAACCTGCATTTGGTACCGGTCATGGCCTGTCTCTCCAGGCTAATGTCGTCAGGAGGGCGAATGAATGGGCAGCGATGTGGCGATTTATATGCAAATCATGTGCAATACAGGCTTTCAGCTATCTGTTCACTGCATCACAATGGTGGCAATGCAGGATTTCACATCTCCTCATCAAACTTTTATTTTCATTCGAACTTACGCTCTGCATAAGTGACTATCTTCGGCGGACTTGAATTTTTTTTTAGTCAGTATTCAGATACATACAGTAATTTTTACCTGTCACTTAATACTTGTGAAAATCCCAATACCAAATTCAGATGGTTTTTATATTCAACTTAGCTATAGTTATTTGTCAGTCGCCTAAGTAATAAAGAAATCTGTGTTTAATTTAAGATAAACCCAATGAAAAATTGATCTATTGCAGGATCTGTATCATTGATTCCCAAACCGCGCTGTAACACATCAATGCCACTGCGGATTGTACACGTGCAGCGGTGTTGAGCACATAAGAGCACACATATTAAATCCAAATATGATAACTAAGGTTATATGACAGACCCAGTGCATAGGAGCTCCCACACAAGGTGGGGTATGGGGAGGGATTATAGGAACCTAGTCTTACCCATGCGAAGTGTAATGCAGAGAGACTGGTTCGAATCCAGGACCTCTTGGCACAAGTGGGGAGGAGTTCACCACTGCGCCAGGCCTGCCCTCTATGATAACTAAGGTTCGAACAACCAAAATATTCAAATTCAAACACACCGAAGGGTTAACATGAAGTAAAGAGCATGATAAAAACACAACTATGAAGTGCTATGGAGATGCCACTGAGGCTCAACAAGATCATCTTGGAGCTGGATATGAACTTCTCAGTTTTCGATACTTCAATGCACTGCGAGAAATTTCTGTATCTTGTTTGCCTCGTGCTCCG
The Aegilops tauschii subsp. strangulata cultivar AL8/78 chromosome 3, Aet v6.0, whole genome shotgun sequence genome window above contains:
- the LOC109764846 gene encoding mitochondrial thiamine diphosphate carrier 2 isoform X1; amino-acid sequence: MSMDLPSTLDLCKQLKIFYERKGFWRGNVPALFMYMPYTAIQFTVLHKLKTFASGSSRTEDHLHLSPYLSYVSGAIAGSAATVGSYPFDLLRTILASQGEPKVYPNMRSALVDIVQTRGVRGLYAGLTPTLVEIIPYAGLQFGSYDTFKRSMMSWNRYRYGIEEDDSASSFQLFLCGFAAGTFSKAACHPLDVVKKRFQIEGLKRHPRYGARIESSTYKGMYHALTEIVVKEGFGGLYKGLFPSVVKSAPAGAVTFVAYEYISDWIGAKAGVE
- the LOC109764846 gene encoding mitochondrial thiamine diphosphate carrier 2 isoform X2, with amino-acid sequence MGAGAGAAEEPSQTRRALVDTAAGAISGGISRTVTSPLDVIKIRFQVQLEPTAKWGVLRRDVYGPSKYTGLMQATKDILREEGLPGFWRGNVPALFMYMPYTAIQFTVLHKLKTFASGSSRTEDHLHLSPYLSYVSGAIAGSAATVGSYPFDLLRTILASQGEPKVYPNMRSALVDIVQTRGVRGLYAGLTPTLVEIIPYAGLQFGSYDTFKRSMMSWNRYRYGIEEDDSASSFQLFLCGFAAGTFSKAACHPLDVVKKRFQIEGLKRHPRYGARIESSTYKGMYHALTEIVVKEGFGGLYKGLFPSVVKSAPAGAVTFVAYEYISDWIGAKAGVE